A genomic region of Pseudomonas abietaniphila contains the following coding sequences:
- a CDS encoding LysR family transcriptional regulator translates to MLHKNLIRRLDLITLKLFVAVYEEGTLTRAAAREAIATSAASKRLMELEEVLGISLFVRNAKGMVLTAAGETLLHHARRMLFDLEKMGLELDEHLQGMRGYVRMLANLSAIIQFLPEDLHEFTTSHERVKVDLEERPSAGVVQGLIDGVADIGICSEDTDVQGLYSVPYRRDELVVVMRPDHPLADLDQVAFEDTLGSDHIGLHAASSINMRTHTAARSHGIPLRVRIHVPGFDAMCRMIQANMGIGVLPHKAFELLGAPLGLTAVSLSDSWAQRTLILVVRDKTALSPVSLLLFDHLRRHLQ, encoded by the coding sequence ATGCTGCACAAAAACCTCATCCGCCGTCTTGATCTGATCACCCTCAAGCTGTTCGTCGCGGTGTATGAAGAAGGCACCCTGACCCGCGCGGCCGCCCGTGAGGCCATCGCGACGTCGGCGGCGAGCAAGCGGTTGATGGAGCTTGAGGAAGTGCTGGGCATCAGCCTGTTCGTGCGCAACGCCAAAGGCATGGTGCTGACGGCTGCGGGTGAAACGTTGCTGCACCACGCTCGGCGCATGCTGTTCGACCTTGAAAAAATGGGTCTCGAACTCGACGAACACCTGCAAGGCATGCGCGGTTATGTGCGCATGCTCGCCAACCTCTCGGCGATCATTCAATTCCTGCCTGAAGACCTTCACGAATTCACCACAAGCCACGAGCGAGTGAAGGTCGACCTCGAGGAACGCCCCAGCGCGGGCGTGGTGCAAGGCCTGATCGATGGTGTCGCCGACATCGGCATCTGCTCGGAAGACACGGACGTCCAGGGTCTGTACAGCGTGCCTTATCGTCGCGATGAGCTGGTCGTGGTGATGCGTCCCGATCATCCACTGGCCGACCTGGATCAAGTAGCGTTCGAGGACACGCTGGGCAGCGACCATATCGGCCTGCACGCAGCCAGTTCCATCAACATGCGCACCCACACCGCCGCCCGATCCCACGGCATACCGTTGCGCGTGCGCATTCATGTACCGGGCTTCGATGCGATGTGCCGCATGATCCAGGCGAACATGGGCATTGGCGTGCTGCCACACAAAGCCTTTGAATTGCTGGGGGCGCCGTTGGGGCTCACGGCCGTTTCGTTGAGCGATTCATGGGCGCAGCGCACGCTGATTCTGGTCGTGCGCGATAAAACGGCGTTGTCGCCGGTCAGCCTGTTGCTCTTCGACCACCTGCGCAGACACCTTCAATAA
- a CDS encoding helix-turn-helix domain-containing protein: protein MSIFSKRLRDARTAAGLSQEQLGIESGIDPASASARMNQYENNRHRPNPVTIMQIAAVLKVPPAYFYSVDDEEAQLLLLFYRLDPPGKKQILALAIELRSIESALKH, encoded by the coding sequence ATGAGCATTTTTAGTAAGCGATTAAGGGATGCAAGAACGGCAGCTGGCCTGTCTCAGGAGCAACTCGGCATCGAATCGGGGATTGATCCGGCTTCCGCCAGCGCTCGGATGAACCAGTACGAAAACAACCGACACCGCCCCAACCCCGTCACGATCATGCAGATCGCTGCGGTACTGAAGGTTCCTCCCGCCTACTTCTATAGTGTCGACGATGAAGAGGCGCAGCTTCTTCTATTGTTCTACAGGCTCGATCCCCCCGGCAAAAAGCAGATTCTGGCCCTGGCCATAGAGTTGCGCAGCATTGAGAGTGCCTTGAAGCACTGA
- a CDS encoding DUF1484 family protein: protein MELQVLPALNLEAQLYHLEASLGASAQGEATVPVATVRLWMRDVAAIIARLNELNSPFQRIANVNEALTLMMKLLDAAHTESVDADQMRCLIEPLKEKLDQAIDEVRMTI from the coding sequence ATGGAACTCCAAGTGCTCCCCGCCTTGAACCTGGAAGCGCAGCTCTACCACCTTGAAGCCTCCCTCGGCGCGAGCGCGCAGGGCGAAGCCACGGTGCCGGTTGCGACCGTCCGGTTATGGATGCGTGATGTTGCTGCGATAATCGCGCGGTTAAATGAACTGAACTCGCCGTTTCAGCGCATTGCCAACGTCAATGAGGCGCTGACATTGATGATGAAGCTGCTGGACGCGGCGCACACCGAAAGCGTCGACGCTGACCAGATGAGGTGTCTGATCGAACCCCTCAAGGAGAAGCTCGACCAAGCCATTGATGAAGTGAGGATGACTATCTAG